One window of Mangrovibacterium diazotrophicum genomic DNA carries:
- a CDS encoding ABC transporter substrate-binding protein, translating to MNRLSQLLWALLLFCSALQVQAAGSRIVTDMQGRAVEVPENVESVFTDRFASLIVFALDPDLLCNYTFPVGELAKQYISPAYMSGKVYSRNSDEEILKQKPDVIILGNMTGSDDPDELQERLKIPVLMINFRLNDYPRTFQFLGELLHREEKASPILQFLDDYIVSLNRKFSKIPEDKKPRVYYAEGMKGLNTEPSNSFHSQVIDYLGATNVADIQLGGMHGMTPVSMEQVMNWNPDVILVWSGMPAGMTMGGKKSTDSNTMTHIRTNPLWSGISAVNQSQLYQIPALPFGWFDRPPSSNCIAGVLWTARVLYPEQLDFDVDQALLEYFQLFYHVELSKQQLTHLLKGN from the coding sequence ATGAATAGATTAAGTCAACTGCTTTGGGCACTATTGCTGTTTTGTTCTGCACTACAGGTGCAGGCTGCTGGCAGTCGTATAGTAACGGATATGCAGGGACGTGCTGTTGAAGTTCCGGAAAATGTGGAGAGCGTTTTTACCGATCGTTTTGCTTCGCTGATTGTGTTTGCTCTTGATCCGGATTTGTTGTGCAACTATACCTTCCCGGTGGGAGAGCTTGCTAAGCAATATATTTCGCCTGCTTACATGAGCGGCAAGGTTTATTCGCGGAACTCGGATGAGGAAATACTGAAGCAAAAGCCTGACGTCATTATCCTGGGGAATATGACGGGCAGCGATGATCCCGATGAATTACAGGAACGCCTGAAAATACCGGTACTGATGATCAATTTCCGGCTCAACGATTATCCACGGACATTTCAGTTTTTGGGTGAACTGCTGCACCGCGAGGAAAAGGCTTCGCCCATTTTACAGTTTTTAGATGACTACATAGTTTCGTTGAATCGTAAATTCAGCAAAATACCCGAGGATAAAAAACCACGGGTTTACTATGCCGAAGGCATGAAAGGCCTGAATACGGAACCATCCAATTCCTTTCATAGTCAGGTGATCGATTATTTGGGAGCGACGAATGTGGCCGACATTCAGCTGGGCGGTATGCATGGAATGACACCGGTATCGATGGAACAGGTCATGAACTGGAATCCTGATGTTATTTTGGTATGGTCCGGTATGCCTGCCGGCATGACAATGGGCGGTAAGAAATCTACTGACTCGAATACAATGACTCACATCCGGACTAATCCGCTTTGGAGTGGGATAAGTGCTGTAAATCAAAGTCAGCTCTACCAAATTCCCGCCCTTCCGTTTGGCTGGTTCGACCGTCCGCCCAGTTCTAACTGCATTGCAGGTGTTTTGTGGACGGCCCGGGTGCTTTATCCGGAACAGCTGGATTTCGATGTTGATCAGGCGCTCTTGGAGTACTTCCAACTTTTTTATCATGTCGAACTAAGTAAACAGCAGTTGACACACCTATTGAAAGGAAACTGA